A genome region from Vulpes lagopus strain Blue_001 chromosome 7, ASM1834538v1, whole genome shotgun sequence includes the following:
- the CCDC159 gene encoding coiled-coil domain-containing protein 159 isoform X3, protein MCDPLLAGLPQDPDYSLPCCCSSPLPSNVCLPANRKGDKYWGSSSDKTLDYTIHWSRTPEPEILGPAPENTVPGIDWRLERDLEPQSSGSPIIQNPDSQEECNDQDLLKRHQNIAKKPLETNSSKTKVKSTMMIPDSQKLLRCELESLKSQLQAQTKAFEFLNHSVTLLEKESCLQQIKIQQLEEVLSPMSRLAEKEGHKWVLEQGQQELYGALAQGLQGLQKTLHDSEEVQRARTTRCLQLLAQEIRDSKKFLWEELELVREEVTFIYQKLQAQEEEITENLMNIRKMQKTQVKCRKVLTKMKQQGYETSNWPETEEMPPGGSGSWRDDLQKELSDIWSAVHLLQNSFDGFTMSTGGCLRASNIRGYKGHRSLCPQLPSWDSDSDSDQDPSQPPFSKSRSFPPA, encoded by the exons aTGTG CGACCCTCTTCTGGCTGgcctaccccaggaccctgactaCTCTCTGCCCTGCTGCTGCTCATCTCCCTTGCCCTCCAACGTGTGTTTGCCTGCTAACAGGAAGGGTGACAAGTACTGGG GCTCTTCCTCAGACAAGACCTTGGATTATACGATTCACTGGTCCAGGACCCCAGAGCCAGAGATCTTGGGGCCAGCTCCTGAGAACACAGTGCCGGGTATAGACTGGAGGCTAGAGAGAGACTTGGAGCCTCAGTCGTCTGGGTCTCCCATCATCCAAAACCCAGACTCACAGGAAGAGTGTAATGACCAGGACCTTCTGAAGAGGCATCAAAACATCGCTAAG AAGCCCTTGGAGACCAACTCTTCCAAAACCAAAG TTAAGTCCACCATGATGATTCCTGACTCCCAGAAGCTCCTGCGATGCGAACTGGAGTCACTTAAGAGCCAGCTACAGGCCCAGACCAAG GCTTTTGAGTTCCTAAACCACTCAGTGACCCTGTTGGAGAAGGAGAGTTGCCTGCAGCAAATCAAGATCCAACAGCTTGAAG AGGTGCTGAGCCCTATGAGCCGCCTTGCAGAGAAGGAGGGACACAAGTGGGTCTTGGAGCAGGGACAGCAGGAGCTGTATGGGGCCCTGGCTCAAGGCCTTCAGGGGCTCCAAAAGACCCTGCATGACAGCGAGGAGGTGCAGAGGGCCCGCACCACCCGCTGCCTACAGCTGCTGGCCCAGGAGATCCGGGACAG CAAGAAGTTCCTGTGGGAGGAGCTGGAGCTGGTGCGGGAGGAGGTGACCTTCATCTATCAGAAGCTCC agGCTCAGGAGGAGGAGATCACAGAGAACCTGATGAACATCCGGAAGATGCAGAAGACACAGGTGAAGTGCCGCAAG GTCCTGACCAAGATGAAGCAGCAGGGGTATGAGACATCCAACTGGCCGGAGACTGAGGAGATGCCACCAGGAGGCAGTGGCTCCTGGAGGGATGACCTCCAAAAGGAACTGAGTGACATATG GTCCGCTGTACACTTGCTGCAGAACTCCTTTGATGGCTTCACCATGTCCACAGGGGGCTGCCTCAGGGCCTCGAACATCAGGG GCTATAAGGGGCACCGAAGCTTGTGTCCTCAGCTCCCCTCGTGGGACTCAGACTCAGACTCAGACCAGGACCCATCCCAACCACCGTTCAGCAAGAGCCGCTCCTTCCCACCTG CCTGA
- the TMEM205 gene encoding transmembrane protein 205 yields MEEGGNPGSLTKMVHLLVLSGAWGMQMWVTFISGFQLFRNLPRHTFGLVQSKLFPLYFHISMGCAFINLCILASQHAWAQLTFWEASQLCLLFLSLTLSTINARWLEPRTTAAMWALHTVEKERGLGGEVPGSHQGPDPYRQLRGQDPKYSVLRQTFFRYHGLSSICNLGCLLSNGICLAGLALSLRSL; encoded by the exons ATGGAGGAAGGCGGGAATCCTGGAAGCCTGACTAAGATGGTCCATCTACTGGTCTTGTCAGGGGCGTGGGGCATGCAAATGTGGGTGACCTTCATCTCAG GCTTCCAGCTTTTCCGAAACCTTCCCCGACATACCTTCGGCCTGGTGCAAAGCAAACTCTTCCCTTTATACTTTCACATCTCCATGGGCTGTGCCTTCATCAACCTCTGCATCTTGGCTTCACAACATGCCTGGGCTCAGCTCACATTCTGGGAGGCCAGCCAG CTCTGCCTGCTGTTCCTGAGCCTCACATTGTCCACTATCAACGCCCGCTGGCTGGAGCCTCGCACCACAGCTGCCATGTGGGCCCTGCACACAGTGGAGAAGGAgcggggcctgggtggggaggtGCCTGGAAGCCACCAGGGCCCCGACCCCTACCGCCAGCTGCGAGGGCAAGACCCCAAGTACAGTGTCCTCCGCCAGACCTTTTTCCGCTACCATGGCCTGTCTTCCATTTGCAATCTGGGCTGCCTCCTGAGCAATGGGATCTGTCTTGCAGGCCTTGCCCTGAGCCTCAGGAGCCTCTAA
- the CCDC159 gene encoding coiled-coil domain-containing protein 159 isoform X6 has translation MRWCPHGIKFQRHSWGLASRSLRGEHEQVDPDYSLPCCCSSPLPSNVCLPANRKGDKYWGSSSDKTLDYTIHWSRTPEPEILGPAPENTVPGIDWRLERDLEPQSSGSPIIQNPDSQEECNDQDLLKRHQNIAKKPLETNSSKTKVKSTMMIPDSQKLLRCELESLKSQLQAQTKAFEFLNHSVTLLEKESCLQQIKIQQLEEAQEEEITENLMNIRKMQKTQVKCRKVLTKMKQQGYETSNWPETEEMPPGGSGSWRDDLQKELSDIWSAVHLLQNSFDGFTMSTGGCLRASNIRGYKGHRSLCPQLPSWDSDSDSDQDPSQPPFSKSRSFPPA, from the exons ATGCGATGGTGTCCCCACGGGATCAAATTTCAGCGTCACAGCTGGGGACTGGCTTCGCGGTCCCTGaggggagagcatgagcaggtg gaccctgactaCTCTCTGCCCTGCTGCTGCTCATCTCCCTTGCCCTCCAACGTGTGTTTGCCTGCTAACAGGAAGGGTGACAAGTACTGGG GCTCTTCCTCAGACAAGACCTTGGATTATACGATTCACTGGTCCAGGACCCCAGAGCCAGAGATCTTGGGGCCAGCTCCTGAGAACACAGTGCCGGGTATAGACTGGAGGCTAGAGAGAGACTTGGAGCCTCAGTCGTCTGGGTCTCCCATCATCCAAAACCCAGACTCACAGGAAGAGTGTAATGACCAGGACCTTCTGAAGAGGCATCAAAACATCGCTAAG AAGCCCTTGGAGACCAACTCTTCCAAAACCAAAG TTAAGTCCACCATGATGATTCCTGACTCCCAGAAGCTCCTGCGATGCGAACTGGAGTCACTTAAGAGCCAGCTACAGGCCCAGACCAAG GCTTTTGAGTTCCTAAACCACTCAGTGACCCTGTTGGAGAAGGAGAGTTGCCTGCAGCAAATCAAGATCCAACAGCTTGAAG agGCTCAGGAGGAGGAGATCACAGAGAACCTGATGAACATCCGGAAGATGCAGAAGACACAGGTGAAGTGCCGCAAG GTCCTGACCAAGATGAAGCAGCAGGGGTATGAGACATCCAACTGGCCGGAGACTGAGGAGATGCCACCAGGAGGCAGTGGCTCCTGGAGGGATGACCTCCAAAAGGAACTGAGTGACATATG GTCCGCTGTACACTTGCTGCAGAACTCCTTTGATGGCTTCACCATGTCCACAGGGGGCTGCCTCAGGGCCTCGAACATCAGGG GCTATAAGGGGCACCGAAGCTTGTGTCCTCAGCTCCCCTCGTGGGACTCAGACTCAGACTCAGACCAGGACCCATCCCAACCACCGTTCAGCAAGAGCCGCTCCTTCCCACCTG CCTGA
- the CCDC159 gene encoding coiled-coil domain-containing protein 159 isoform X4: MSRWYVDPDYSLPCCCSSPLPSNVCLPANRKGDKYWGSSSDKTLDYTIHWSRTPEPEILGPAPENTVPGIDWRLERDLEPQSSGSPIIQNPDSQEECNDQDLLKRHQNIAKKPLETNSSKTKVKSTMMIPDSQKLLRCELESLKSQLQAQTKAFEFLNHSVTLLEKESCLQQIKIQQLEEVLSPMSRLAEKEGHKWVLEQGQQELYGALAQGLQGLQKTLHDSEEVQRARTTRCLQLLAQEIRDSKKFLWEELELVREEVTFIYQKLQAQEEEITENLMNIRKMQKTQVKCRKVLTKMKQQGYETSNWPETEEMPPGGSGSWRDDLQKELSDIWSAVHLLQNSFDGFTMSTGGCLRASNIRGYKGHRSLCPQLPSWDSDSDSDQDPSQPPFSKSRSFPPA; this comes from the exons atgagcaggtggtaTGTG gaccctgactaCTCTCTGCCCTGCTGCTGCTCATCTCCCTTGCCCTCCAACGTGTGTTTGCCTGCTAACAGGAAGGGTGACAAGTACTGGG GCTCTTCCTCAGACAAGACCTTGGATTATACGATTCACTGGTCCAGGACCCCAGAGCCAGAGATCTTGGGGCCAGCTCCTGAGAACACAGTGCCGGGTATAGACTGGAGGCTAGAGAGAGACTTGGAGCCTCAGTCGTCTGGGTCTCCCATCATCCAAAACCCAGACTCACAGGAAGAGTGTAATGACCAGGACCTTCTGAAGAGGCATCAAAACATCGCTAAG AAGCCCTTGGAGACCAACTCTTCCAAAACCAAAG TTAAGTCCACCATGATGATTCCTGACTCCCAGAAGCTCCTGCGATGCGAACTGGAGTCACTTAAGAGCCAGCTACAGGCCCAGACCAAG GCTTTTGAGTTCCTAAACCACTCAGTGACCCTGTTGGAGAAGGAGAGTTGCCTGCAGCAAATCAAGATCCAACAGCTTGAAG AGGTGCTGAGCCCTATGAGCCGCCTTGCAGAGAAGGAGGGACACAAGTGGGTCTTGGAGCAGGGACAGCAGGAGCTGTATGGGGCCCTGGCTCAAGGCCTTCAGGGGCTCCAAAAGACCCTGCATGACAGCGAGGAGGTGCAGAGGGCCCGCACCACCCGCTGCCTACAGCTGCTGGCCCAGGAGATCCGGGACAG CAAGAAGTTCCTGTGGGAGGAGCTGGAGCTGGTGCGGGAGGAGGTGACCTTCATCTATCAGAAGCTCC agGCTCAGGAGGAGGAGATCACAGAGAACCTGATGAACATCCGGAAGATGCAGAAGACACAGGTGAAGTGCCGCAAG GTCCTGACCAAGATGAAGCAGCAGGGGTATGAGACATCCAACTGGCCGGAGACTGAGGAGATGCCACCAGGAGGCAGTGGCTCCTGGAGGGATGACCTCCAAAAGGAACTGAGTGACATATG GTCCGCTGTACACTTGCTGCAGAACTCCTTTGATGGCTTCACCATGTCCACAGGGGGCTGCCTCAGGGCCTCGAACATCAGGG GCTATAAGGGGCACCGAAGCTTGTGTCCTCAGCTCCCCTCGTGGGACTCAGACTCAGACTCAGACCAGGACCCATCCCAACCACCGTTCAGCAAGAGCCGCTCCTTCCCACCTG CCTGA
- the CCDC159 gene encoding coiled-coil domain-containing protein 159 isoform X1, with product MRWCPHGIKFQRHSWGLASRSLRGEHEQVDPDYSLPCCCSSPLPSNVCLPANRKGDKYWGSSSDKTLDYTIHWSRTPEPEILGPAPENTVPGIDWRLERDLEPQSSGSPIIQNPDSQEECNDQDLLKRHQNIAKKPLETNSSKTKVKSTMMIPDSQKLLRCELESLKSQLQAQTKAFEFLNHSVTLLEKESCLQQIKIQQLEEVLSPMSRLAEKEGHKWVLEQGQQELYGALAQGLQGLQKTLHDSEEVQRARTTRCLQLLAQEIRDSKKFLWEELELVREEVTFIYQKLQAQEEEITENLMNIRKMQKTQVKCRKVLTKMKQQGYETSNWPETEEMPPGGSGSWRDDLQKELSDIWSAVHLLQNSFDGFTMSTGGCLRASNIRGYKGHRSLCPQLPSWDSDSDSDQDPSQPPFSKSRSFPPA from the exons ATGCGATGGTGTCCCCACGGGATCAAATTTCAGCGTCACAGCTGGGGACTGGCTTCGCGGTCCCTGaggggagagcatgagcaggtg gaccctgactaCTCTCTGCCCTGCTGCTGCTCATCTCCCTTGCCCTCCAACGTGTGTTTGCCTGCTAACAGGAAGGGTGACAAGTACTGGG GCTCTTCCTCAGACAAGACCTTGGATTATACGATTCACTGGTCCAGGACCCCAGAGCCAGAGATCTTGGGGCCAGCTCCTGAGAACACAGTGCCGGGTATAGACTGGAGGCTAGAGAGAGACTTGGAGCCTCAGTCGTCTGGGTCTCCCATCATCCAAAACCCAGACTCACAGGAAGAGTGTAATGACCAGGACCTTCTGAAGAGGCATCAAAACATCGCTAAG AAGCCCTTGGAGACCAACTCTTCCAAAACCAAAG TTAAGTCCACCATGATGATTCCTGACTCCCAGAAGCTCCTGCGATGCGAACTGGAGTCACTTAAGAGCCAGCTACAGGCCCAGACCAAG GCTTTTGAGTTCCTAAACCACTCAGTGACCCTGTTGGAGAAGGAGAGTTGCCTGCAGCAAATCAAGATCCAACAGCTTGAAG AGGTGCTGAGCCCTATGAGCCGCCTTGCAGAGAAGGAGGGACACAAGTGGGTCTTGGAGCAGGGACAGCAGGAGCTGTATGGGGCCCTGGCTCAAGGCCTTCAGGGGCTCCAAAAGACCCTGCATGACAGCGAGGAGGTGCAGAGGGCCCGCACCACCCGCTGCCTACAGCTGCTGGCCCAGGAGATCCGGGACAG CAAGAAGTTCCTGTGGGAGGAGCTGGAGCTGGTGCGGGAGGAGGTGACCTTCATCTATCAGAAGCTCC agGCTCAGGAGGAGGAGATCACAGAGAACCTGATGAACATCCGGAAGATGCAGAAGACACAGGTGAAGTGCCGCAAG GTCCTGACCAAGATGAAGCAGCAGGGGTATGAGACATCCAACTGGCCGGAGACTGAGGAGATGCCACCAGGAGGCAGTGGCTCCTGGAGGGATGACCTCCAAAAGGAACTGAGTGACATATG GTCCGCTGTACACTTGCTGCAGAACTCCTTTGATGGCTTCACCATGTCCACAGGGGGCTGCCTCAGGGCCTCGAACATCAGGG GCTATAAGGGGCACCGAAGCTTGTGTCCTCAGCTCCCCTCGTGGGACTCAGACTCAGACTCAGACCAGGACCCATCCCAACCACCGTTCAGCAAGAGCCGCTCCTTCCCACCTG CCTGA
- the CCDC159 gene encoding coiled-coil domain-containing protein 159 isoform X5 — protein MRWCPHGIKFQRHSWGLASRSLRGEHEQVVCGSSSDKTLDYTIHWSRTPEPEILGPAPENTVPGIDWRLERDLEPQSSGSPIIQNPDSQEECNDQDLLKRHQNIAKKPLETNSSKTKVKSTMMIPDSQKLLRCELESLKSQLQAQTKAFEFLNHSVTLLEKESCLQQIKIQQLEEVLSPMSRLAEKEGHKWVLEQGQQELYGALAQGLQGLQKTLHDSEEVQRARTTRCLQLLAQEIRDSKKFLWEELELVREEVTFIYQKLQAQEEEITENLMNIRKMQKTQVKCRKVLTKMKQQGYETSNWPETEEMPPGGSGSWRDDLQKELSDIWSAVHLLQNSFDGFTMSTGGCLRASNIRGYKGHRSLCPQLPSWDSDSDSDQDPSQPPFSKSRSFPPA, from the exons ATGCGATGGTGTCCCCACGGGATCAAATTTCAGCGTCACAGCTGGGGACTGGCTTCGCGGTCCCTGaggggagagcatgagcaggtggtaTGTG GCTCTTCCTCAGACAAGACCTTGGATTATACGATTCACTGGTCCAGGACCCCAGAGCCAGAGATCTTGGGGCCAGCTCCTGAGAACACAGTGCCGGGTATAGACTGGAGGCTAGAGAGAGACTTGGAGCCTCAGTCGTCTGGGTCTCCCATCATCCAAAACCCAGACTCACAGGAAGAGTGTAATGACCAGGACCTTCTGAAGAGGCATCAAAACATCGCTAAG AAGCCCTTGGAGACCAACTCTTCCAAAACCAAAG TTAAGTCCACCATGATGATTCCTGACTCCCAGAAGCTCCTGCGATGCGAACTGGAGTCACTTAAGAGCCAGCTACAGGCCCAGACCAAG GCTTTTGAGTTCCTAAACCACTCAGTGACCCTGTTGGAGAAGGAGAGTTGCCTGCAGCAAATCAAGATCCAACAGCTTGAAG AGGTGCTGAGCCCTATGAGCCGCCTTGCAGAGAAGGAGGGACACAAGTGGGTCTTGGAGCAGGGACAGCAGGAGCTGTATGGGGCCCTGGCTCAAGGCCTTCAGGGGCTCCAAAAGACCCTGCATGACAGCGAGGAGGTGCAGAGGGCCCGCACCACCCGCTGCCTACAGCTGCTGGCCCAGGAGATCCGGGACAG CAAGAAGTTCCTGTGGGAGGAGCTGGAGCTGGTGCGGGAGGAGGTGACCTTCATCTATCAGAAGCTCC agGCTCAGGAGGAGGAGATCACAGAGAACCTGATGAACATCCGGAAGATGCAGAAGACACAGGTGAAGTGCCGCAAG GTCCTGACCAAGATGAAGCAGCAGGGGTATGAGACATCCAACTGGCCGGAGACTGAGGAGATGCCACCAGGAGGCAGTGGCTCCTGGAGGGATGACCTCCAAAAGGAACTGAGTGACATATG GTCCGCTGTACACTTGCTGCAGAACTCCTTTGATGGCTTCACCATGTCCACAGGGGGCTGCCTCAGGGCCTCGAACATCAGGG GCTATAAGGGGCACCGAAGCTTGTGTCCTCAGCTCCCCTCGTGGGACTCAGACTCAGACTCAGACCAGGACCCATCCCAACCACCGTTCAGCAAGAGCCGCTCCTTCCCACCTG CCTGA
- the CCDC159 gene encoding coiled-coil domain-containing protein 159 isoform X2 has protein sequence MSRCDPLLAGLPQDPDYSLPCCCSSPLPSNVCLPANRKGDKYWGSSSDKTLDYTIHWSRTPEPEILGPAPENTVPGIDWRLERDLEPQSSGSPIIQNPDSQEECNDQDLLKRHQNIAKKPLETNSSKTKVKSTMMIPDSQKLLRCELESLKSQLQAQTKAFEFLNHSVTLLEKESCLQQIKIQQLEEVLSPMSRLAEKEGHKWVLEQGQQELYGALAQGLQGLQKTLHDSEEVQRARTTRCLQLLAQEIRDSKKFLWEELELVREEVTFIYQKLQAQEEEITENLMNIRKMQKTQVKCRKVLTKMKQQGYETSNWPETEEMPPGGSGSWRDDLQKELSDIWSAVHLLQNSFDGFTMSTGGCLRASNIRGYKGHRSLCPQLPSWDSDSDSDQDPSQPPFSKSRSFPPA, from the exons atgagcaggtg CGACCCTCTTCTGGCTGgcctaccccaggaccctgactaCTCTCTGCCCTGCTGCTGCTCATCTCCCTTGCCCTCCAACGTGTGTTTGCCTGCTAACAGGAAGGGTGACAAGTACTGGG GCTCTTCCTCAGACAAGACCTTGGATTATACGATTCACTGGTCCAGGACCCCAGAGCCAGAGATCTTGGGGCCAGCTCCTGAGAACACAGTGCCGGGTATAGACTGGAGGCTAGAGAGAGACTTGGAGCCTCAGTCGTCTGGGTCTCCCATCATCCAAAACCCAGACTCACAGGAAGAGTGTAATGACCAGGACCTTCTGAAGAGGCATCAAAACATCGCTAAG AAGCCCTTGGAGACCAACTCTTCCAAAACCAAAG TTAAGTCCACCATGATGATTCCTGACTCCCAGAAGCTCCTGCGATGCGAACTGGAGTCACTTAAGAGCCAGCTACAGGCCCAGACCAAG GCTTTTGAGTTCCTAAACCACTCAGTGACCCTGTTGGAGAAGGAGAGTTGCCTGCAGCAAATCAAGATCCAACAGCTTGAAG AGGTGCTGAGCCCTATGAGCCGCCTTGCAGAGAAGGAGGGACACAAGTGGGTCTTGGAGCAGGGACAGCAGGAGCTGTATGGGGCCCTGGCTCAAGGCCTTCAGGGGCTCCAAAAGACCCTGCATGACAGCGAGGAGGTGCAGAGGGCCCGCACCACCCGCTGCCTACAGCTGCTGGCCCAGGAGATCCGGGACAG CAAGAAGTTCCTGTGGGAGGAGCTGGAGCTGGTGCGGGAGGAGGTGACCTTCATCTATCAGAAGCTCC agGCTCAGGAGGAGGAGATCACAGAGAACCTGATGAACATCCGGAAGATGCAGAAGACACAGGTGAAGTGCCGCAAG GTCCTGACCAAGATGAAGCAGCAGGGGTATGAGACATCCAACTGGCCGGAGACTGAGGAGATGCCACCAGGAGGCAGTGGCTCCTGGAGGGATGACCTCCAAAAGGAACTGAGTGACATATG GTCCGCTGTACACTTGCTGCAGAACTCCTTTGATGGCTTCACCATGTCCACAGGGGGCTGCCTCAGGGCCTCGAACATCAGGG GCTATAAGGGGCACCGAAGCTTGTGTCCTCAGCTCCCCTCGTGGGACTCAGACTCAGACTCAGACCAGGACCCATCCCAACCACCGTTCAGCAAGAGCCGCTCCTTCCCACCTG CCTGA